Sequence from the Panicum virgatum strain AP13 chromosome 5N, P.virgatum_v5, whole genome shotgun sequence genome:
CATCGCCTTTGGACTGGAAGGCATTACTCTTGCTAGAATTCTGAAATTTACTGGACTTAAGCTTACCCTGATCTAGTAACTGTTGCTGAATTCTTGCTAGCATAGTGGCCCTCTGCATAGTATCAGGAACTTGAGAAAGGACAGCTGCACTGATTTCAGGAAGTAAGCCCTTGATAAACTGAGCGACAAAAAACATTTCTCCCAGATGGCGATTGTGCATAGTCAGTTGATATTGGAACCCCTCAAAAGCAGTGATGTAGTCATCAACAGTAGTTGTTTGGTGCAGATCAAACAAACCACTCAGAGCTTCCCTATAGTCAGTAGCCCCAAACTTCTGCTCAACAGCCTCTATAAAATCACTCCAAGAATCCAAGCCATGCTCAAGTTTATACACTTGCACCCATTTAGCAGCCCTATCATCCATGTGCAATGCAGCAGTAGTAGTCCAGAAAGGTTCAGGAATGTTACACAAGGTGAAGTAGTCGACACATTTATCCTTCCAAATCGTAGGATCCGACCCATCAAAACAAGGAAATGATAATTTAGGTAACACCGCTCGAATTGGACTATCGCCATCAGAGGAATGCCGGGAAGCACCATTGGGGGAAGGGCGACCAGGAAAACGAGAAGTACCTGCCGCGAAGCGTCGAtgtggaggagaaggaggttcAGACACTGGGCTGGATGGACGTGGAGGATGCAGAGTCAAATTAGCCACAGCCTGACCAGTCACTTCGATCTGCTGACTCAAGGTGCGTTGATCCAACAGTAATTGCTCAACAATCTTGGTGGAGGTCTCAAATTGGGCAGCCATCTGTTGCTGATTGGTGGAGAGATTACCGACCTGAGCAAACAGAAGGTCCAGATGTTCCATTAGGTGCTCATAGCGCGAATCCTCTGTCGCTGCGCGCTCATCCATCTTAGCGAGCACGAACTGAGTCTGCACCGAAGGCTTAGGTGGCGCCGTGGTGACTACACCAGAAACAGCGAACGCGACTCGGCTTGAGGAAACCCGAGAGGTGCGACACGCGACACTATGCCGCCGGAATGCAGTAGTCACTCGCCGGATCCATGAACCACGACGAAATGTTCGCTCCGGCGCCTGACGAGACAGCGAGAGCACCCGATCCCCGAACTAGAACCTAAGCAGCGCGTGCGTGAGCCGGCTACTTGTGTAGAGCTGGCTACAGCAATACGAAAACAGAGAGACATCTTTACGCCATCGCCGTCCTGACAGATGGAGGAGCGGCGGGTCTCTACTCAACCTTGCAGCCGGCTGCGCCAGTTTTGACATGGAACAGCGGTACATGACGGCACTTGCTTTGATAGTTTTTTTGTTGGTTTTTTTCCTAGGATGTGGTGGTGTGACGTCGTGTTGGATTTTCGCTCGGTTTTCCTTAATTAACTAAGCATTATATGGTTTGACCTTGTTTCCCTTAATATGAGGCACCTTCTTTTTATATAACATGGCAGTGCTCCTAccttaatttcaaaaaaaaaacaaatacgtACAAAACATGCGCGATCCAAAAACAAGGCAGTGCTTCTTCTATCTTCCTTTTTAGGTCAAGCTTTATTTACTAATCAGTTCACCATTAAATGTTTGTAAATGCTGATATGGACAAAAATGCTTTGCGTTTGGTTTTTTTCCATTTTGAATTAGTTTGGAGCAGGGAGACCCGAGCAGtcgatttttttagttttttttataaatttattttttcgCCCAAATATGATATTAAAATACACAAGTAaaatatagaaaagaaaaaaaaaccaagaTTATCTTCTCCCCATCTCCTCGGGGCTCTCCGGCCCTCTCTGTACTTTGGACAGCTCTGTCTGTCCCGGGGCCGAGCGGCGGGCAGCGCCAGGCAATGCAATGAAGAAGATATGCTCGGCGTTGGCCTTGGCGTGCGGCTCCTAGTGGCTGctacccctgcgccgccgcttccAGCGCCACCAGGCAAGGCCCCTCTTCCACTCACCTCctctctccgccgccgctcctccagctGGTGGTTTTCCAACGTCAACGCTCGTGGAAGAGACAGCGCCACCGCGAGCACGAGCAgcagggcggcgaggaggaagtgGTGGTCCGACCCCGAGCCCAACCAACAAGAGTACGGCTACTCGTctctggaggaggaggacggttACGAGGACGAGGATGAGGCGTTCCCCGGCTTCGGCGGTGCCGCGGAGCTGTTCGGCGAGCCATGGTTCTCCAAGGTGTGCTACTTACGAGATTTCAGTTTCTAGCTGTCGCCTGCTTGAATCTTGACAGATCCGTGCGTTCCTTCTGGTTTAGTACATGCAACTAGTGAGGCTACCTgcaagcaaatcaaatcatcgtCCTTTTTTGAGGAATTAAATTATCAGAAGCATCTATATATTTCTTTCCCCTGGTAGAACGAGATCAAATCGTTACTTATAATTCTGTTATTGGAACTCATCAACAGACAACTAGTCATGCTACAATCAATTAACCCACCTTCGGCATCAACTTCTGCCCCTGCTTGTTACATGTCGTCCGTAACTAAGCATGCATGAGATTTCAGTACTGCAGTCGATCAATCAATCATCATGCTTCATTTTTGTAAAAGTGAACTGATGAATGCCCTACTTTGCTATGCTGAATGCCTAGGTCTTTAAGACATACGGGTTCCTGCTACCGGTGATGCTGGTGTCAATGCTTGTTGCAACGGGGCCCAAGGCCTTCCTTATGGCCATGGCAATCCCGCTTGGCCAGTCAGCCATATCATTTCTCCTCGACGCCATAtggggaaggagaagaagcaaccGCGATGACAGGTGGAGGGGGCCATtcgaagaagaagatgatgaggaagaagaagattacCCAGAGGATGCCGCCGACTTTGCAACAGGTGGTCGAGGCAACAGATACAGCAGAAGCAGCAGCTATTatgaggggagagggaggaggaggaagcaggaCAACTACCAGTCATGGGTTTCTAATGATTTTACTGATGCTGAAAACAGCACCAAGGGCAGCAGTGGTGAAGATGGCGAAGGCAACAAAAGCAGTGACAACTTTGGAGGATGGGATGAACTACTGAATGACGATAACGTTGCCACccagga
This genomic interval carries:
- the LOC120675235 gene encoding uncharacterized protein LOC120675235, with translation MLGVGLGVRLLVAATPAPPLPAPPGKAPLPLTSSLRRRSSSWWFSNVNARGRDSATASTSSRAARRKWWSDPEPNQQEYGYSSLEEEDGYEDEDEAFPGFGGAAELFGEPWFSKVFKTYGFLLPVMLVSMLVATGPKAFLMAMAIPLGQSAISFLLDAIWGRRRSNRDDRWRGPFEEEDDEEEEDYPEDAADFATGGRGNRYSRSSSYYEGRGRRRKQDNYQSWVSNDFTDAENSTKGSSGEDGEGNKSSDNFGGWDELLNDDNVATQEKRRRRRSSFSDGNTDYSKRPRPAVTEEEDMDAAAASRGAGQGLGAPPARMRMRRQRGMPRTTGLGSTRYKQAPILMRLLVAVFPFLGSWFRLL